The proteins below come from a single Candidatus Edwardsbacteria bacterium genomic window:
- the gmk gene encoding guanylate kinase codes for MHNLTRQGFPIILSAPSGAGKTSLCRKVVERHPEIVYSISVTSRPPRPNEKHGQDYHFVSAADFEKMLESDALVEWAMVHDNYYGTPRKDISGQLDQGRDVIMDIDTVGARSVKKTYPQAISIFVIPPSIEALKQRLMSRATDSDEVISKRLNKARLEMEQIGDFDYWLVNDDLSQAIDAVVAIIRAERLRLSRYNKDEIIKII; via the coding sequence ATGCATAACCTGACACGCCAGGGTTTCCCCATAATACTCTCCGCCCCGTCCGGGGCGGGCAAGACCAGCCTGTGCCGCAAGGTAGTGGAGAGGCATCCCGAGATCGTCTATTCCATATCGGTGACCTCCCGGCCGCCCCGCCCCAACGAGAAGCACGGGCAGGACTACCATTTCGTGTCGGCGGCCGATTTCGAGAAGATGCTGGAGAGCGACGCTCTGGTGGAATGGGCCATGGTCCACGACAATTATTACGGAACCCCCCGCAAGGACATCTCGGGCCAGCTGGATCAGGGGCGGGATGTGATCATGGACATCGATACCGTGGGGGCCCGGTCGGTCAAGAAGACATACCCCCAGGCGATCAGCATCTTCGTGATCCCGCCCTCCATCGAGGCCCTCAAGCAGAGGCTGATGAGCCGGGCCACCGACAGCGACGAGGTGATCAGCAAGCGTCTGAACAAGGCCCGGCTGGAGATGGAGCAGATCGGCGATTTCGACTACTGGCTGGTCAATGACGACCTCAGCCAGGCCATCGATGCGGTGGTGGCCATCATCCGGGCCGAGCGGCTCAGGCTTTCCAGGTACAACAAGGACGAGATCATAAAAATAATATAA
- the rpoZ gene encoding DNA-directed RNA polymerase subunit omega, with product MAFIPIEELSEGMENKYMAVLVAAKEARRLNDKRRMGRMDMALKPISLALERLRDHKVEFHGND from the coding sequence ATGGCTTTCATCCCCATCGAAGAGCTGAGCGAAGGCATGGAGAACAAATACATGGCGGTCCTGGTGGCCGCCAAGGAGGCCCGGCGCCTCAACGACAAACGGAGGATGGGCCGGATGGACATGGCCCTCAAGCCCATCTCGCTGGCCCTGGAGCGGCTGAGGGACCACAAGGTGGAATTCCACGGCAATGACTAA
- the coaBC gene encoding bifunctional phosphopantothenoylcysteine decarboxylase/phosphopantothenate--cysteine ligase CoaBC gives MTKAPNIVLGVTGSIAAYKALDLVGRLRKKGCRVTVIMTGNACQLVGPASFEALSGNPVARELFPDSKPQNIEHISLAQLADVLAIVPASANFIAKAAAGIADDLLTTVALAVKAPVLLAPAMNVNMWQNRIVRQNVKRLTDNGWRMVEPESGRLACGTEGSGRLASLDNIENEILGLLGWKDDYRDIPLIITAGRTEEPWDPVRFISNRSSGKMGMALAEQAARRGAKVTLISGPADVPAPQVFKHITVNTAAQMSQAVLKELPYNRALIMAAAVADYAPKNIASGKLKKTNDDDMTLILKKNPDIIQLAAGRRKAGTVLVGFALETDNLIANARKKLSAKKLDLIVANPAKTLSSENIQAVIIDKKGKAAKFPPMPKSNLAGLILDRTIKLIGADK, from the coding sequence ATGACTAAAGCCCCCAACATAGTGTTGGGGGTGACCGGCAGCATCGCCGCCTACAAGGCCCTGGACCTGGTCGGCCGCCTGAGGAAGAAAGGCTGCCGGGTGACGGTGATCATGACCGGCAATGCCTGCCAGCTGGTGGGCCCGGCCTCATTCGAAGCCCTGTCTGGCAACCCGGTGGCCCGGGAACTGTTTCCGGATTCCAAGCCGCAGAATATCGAACACATATCCCTGGCCCAGCTGGCCGATGTGCTGGCGATAGTGCCGGCCTCGGCCAATTTTATCGCCAAGGCCGCCGCCGGCATCGCCGACGACCTGCTGACCACGGTGGCCCTGGCCGTCAAGGCCCCGGTGCTCTTGGCCCCGGCCATGAATGTCAATATGTGGCAGAACCGGATCGTCCGCCAGAATGTCAAGCGCCTTACGGATAACGGCTGGCGGATGGTGGAGCCGGAATCAGGCCGGCTGGCCTGCGGCACGGAGGGCAGCGGCCGGCTGGCTTCGCTGGATAATATTGAGAATGAAATCCTTGGCCTGCTGGGCTGGAAGGATGATTACCGGGACATTCCGCTGATCATCACCGCCGGGCGGACCGAGGAACCCTGGGACCCGGTGAGGTTCATCTCCAACCGCTCATCCGGCAAAATGGGCATGGCCCTGGCCGAACAGGCCGCCCGCCGGGGGGCCAAAGTGACGTTGATATCCGGCCCGGCCGATGTCCCGGCTCCGCAGGTATTCAAACATATAACGGTTAATACCGCCGCCCAGATGAGCCAGGCGGTGCTTAAAGAACTGCCCTATAACCGGGCATTGATCATGGCGGCGGCGGTGGCGGACTACGCCCCAAAAAATATCGCCTCCGGCAAGCTCAAGAAAACAAATGACGACGATATGACTTTGATCCTTAAAAAGAATCCCGATATAATCCAACTGGCCGCAGGCAGGCGAAAAGCCGGGACGGTGCTGGTGGGTTTCGCCCTGGAGACGGATAACCTGATAGCCAACGCCCGGAAGAAGCTGTCCGCCAAAAAACTGGATCTGATCGTGGCCAACCCGGCCAAAACGCTGTCCAGCGAAAACATCCAGGCAGTGATCATCGATAAAAAAGGGAAGGCCGCCAAATTCCCCCCGATGCCGAAATCCAACCTGGCGGGGCTGATCCTGGACCGGACCATCAAATTGATAGGAGCCGATAAGTGA
- a CDS encoding uracil-DNA glycosylase, translating into MTSTMAISRLRKYLLQEQEQGVSELVLSKKPVISGSGRNGALARYQKEISGCTKCPLSKTRTNFVFGDGDPQADMVFVGEAPGHDEDLQGKPFVGAAGQLLTKIIEAIKLDRSQVYICNILKCRPPGNRNPEPREIEMCEPYLVRQLELIKPKVICALGTFAAQTLLKSTTPISKLRGQIHYYHDIKLVPTFHPAALLRNPAWKRQTWEDVQLVRKIYDQERSDGR; encoded by the coding sequence GTGACCTCAACCATGGCCATCAGCCGGCTCAGGAAATATCTCCTCCAGGAGCAGGAGCAGGGCGTCAGCGAACTGGTGCTGAGCAAAAAGCCGGTGATATCTGGCTCCGGCAGGAACGGGGCCCTGGCCCGCTACCAAAAGGAGATCTCCGGCTGCACCAAATGCCCGCTGTCCAAGACCCGCACCAACTTCGTCTTCGGCGACGGGGATCCCCAAGCCGACATGGTCTTCGTGGGCGAGGCCCCGGGCCATGATGAGGACCTGCAGGGAAAACCATTCGTGGGCGCCGCCGGGCAGCTGCTGACCAAGATCATCGAGGCCATCAAGCTGGACCGCTCCCAGGTGTATATCTGCAACATCCTCAAGTGCCGCCCGCCGGGCAACCGCAACCCGGAGCCCCGGGAGATCGAGATGTGCGAGCCCTATCTGGTCAGGCAGCTGGAGCTGATAAAACCCAAGGTGATCTGCGCCCTGGGCACCTTCGCCGCCCAGACCCTGCTGAAAAGCACCACCCCGATCTCAAAGCTGCGGGGCCAGATCCACTACTATCACGATATAAAGCTGGTGCCCACCTTCCATCCGGCGGCCCTGCTGCGGAACCCGGCCTGGAAGCGGCAGACCTGGGAGGACGTCCAGTTGGTAAGAAAGATATACGATCAGGAAAGGTCCGATGGCCGATAG
- the dnaB gene encoding replicative DNA helicase: MADSNNMIERLPPQSQDAEMAVLGSMLLSPEAVSRSVEIISDEENFYSSAHRKIFRGIINLYEKNQPADLVTVADELRRLKWLDDAGGPVYLTRLVESVATAANVDYYARIVLEKAVVRRLINSATQIVTSCYEASETAEELLDRAEQLIFSIKEKRLRKHLMPLGSFIKDSFEMVEKMYKEKRHITGVETGFADLDEMTSGMQKGDLVIVGARPSVGKTAFALNIAQHAAITNKIPVAVFSLEMSKEQLVIRLLCSEARVPGHKVRSGYLSQQDFTKLVSAAGLLHEAPIYIDESSSSSPLEIRAKARRLKSEVDLGLIIVDYLQLMRGSNYRSENRQQEISEISRSLKALAKELDVPVMALSQLSRISEQRGQDSRPILSDLRESGAIEQDADVVLFLHRQKGVYKDKEERSQSEQTDADSAELIIAKQRNGPTGKFNLTFLKEYTRFENQTQEQRTDPF, encoded by the coding sequence ATGGCCGATAGCAACAACATGATAGAGAGGCTGCCGCCCCAGTCGCAGGACGCCGAGATGGCGGTGCTGGGATCGATGCTGTTGTCGCCCGAGGCCGTCTCCCGGTCGGTGGAGATCATCAGCGACGAGGAGAATTTCTACTCCTCGGCCCACCGCAAGATATTCCGGGGCATCATCAACCTCTACGAGAAGAACCAGCCGGCCGACCTGGTGACGGTGGCCGACGAACTGCGGCGCCTTAAGTGGCTGGACGATGCCGGGGGCCCGGTCTACCTCACCCGGCTGGTGGAGAGCGTGGCCACCGCGGCCAATGTCGATTATTACGCCCGGATCGTGCTGGAGAAGGCGGTGGTGCGCCGGCTGATCAACTCCGCCACCCAGATCGTTACCTCCTGCTACGAGGCCAGCGAGACCGCCGAGGAACTGCTGGACCGCGCCGAACAGCTGATATTCTCCATCAAGGAGAAGCGCCTTCGCAAGCATCTGATGCCGCTGGGCTCCTTCATCAAGGACAGCTTCGAGATGGTGGAGAAGATGTACAAGGAGAAGCGGCACATCACCGGGGTGGAGACCGGTTTTGCCGACCTGGACGAGATGACCTCCGGAATGCAGAAGGGGGACCTGGTCATCGTCGGGGCCCGCCCCTCGGTGGGGAAGACCGCTTTCGCCCTGAACATCGCCCAGCATGCCGCCATAACCAACAAGATACCGGTGGCGGTATTCAGCCTGGAGATGTCCAAGGAACAGCTGGTCATCCGCCTGCTGTGCTCCGAGGCCCGGGTGCCGGGGCACAAGGTGCGCAGCGGCTATCTCTCCCAGCAGGATTTTACCAAGCTGGTTTCGGCCGCCGGCCTGCTGCATGAGGCCCCGATATACATCGACGAGAGTTCCAGCTCCAGCCCCCTGGAGATCAGGGCCAAGGCCCGGCGGCTCAAGTCCGAGGTGGACCTGGGGCTGATCATCGTGGATTATCTCCAGCTGATGCGGGGCTCCAATTACCGTTCCGAGAACCGCCAGCAGGAGATCTCCGAGATATCCCGTTCCCTCAAGGCCCTGGCCAAGGAGCTGGATGTCCCGGTGATGGCCCTCTCCCAGCTGTCCCGCATCTCCGAACAGCGGGGCCAGGACTCCCGTCCCATCCTGTCCGACCTGCGCGAGTCGGGGGCCATCGAGCAGGACGCCGATGTGGTGCTGTTCCTGCACCGCCAGAAGGGCGTCTACAAGGACAAGGAGGAACGGAGCCAGTCCGAGCAGACGGACGCCGACAGCGCCGAGCTGATAATCGCCAAGCAGAGGAACGGCCCCACCGGAAAGTTCAACCTGACCTTCCTCAAGGAGTACACCCGGTTCGAGAACCAGACCCAGGAGCAGAGAACCGATCCGTTCTAA